The following nucleotide sequence is from Bacteroidota bacterium.
AGTTTCAGATAGCAACACAAAAAAACTTTTTAGTGGCGGACATACGCATCCTTTCTACGAGAAACAGGTTGCTTCAGATTACTGGTTAGTAAATCTTAATGTAAAAGAAAATATTCCGACAGTATTTTATATAAAAGGACAAAGTGTCTATCCATTTCAGATTCCAATTACAGTTTCGTCAAAAAATAAATATGTAGAACATAATCAAAATCATAATTTATTTTGGGGAATATATATGGGTATCATGATTTTCGCATTTGTATATAATCTATTTATTTTCTTTTCAGTACGAGAAAGAACTTATCTATACTACATACTATATATTCTCGGTTCAGCTACCTTCTATCTCGGACTACAAGGATATGATTATGAATTCATTTGGCCCAACAATGGAGAATTGAATAATTATTTGCCCGTTGTATTATGTTTCACAAATACCATTATTACATTATTCACTTTGCGATTTTTGCAAATTACCAAGCAACATAAATTTCAGTTCTATTCAGGAAGAATTGTGATAGGATTATTTGGATTGGTTGCAATACTAAATCTTGCAGGAGTTTATGAAGCTGCAATCGGATTGGCTCAAATGTTCAGTTTAGTAGCTGCATTATATTTTATAACAGCTGGACTTCTAAGTTTAAAACGTGGAGTTCCAACGGCAAAATATTACTTGATTGGCTGGTCAACTTTTCTAATTTTAGTTATCGTCTTTATACTCACACTTAACAATGTTATTCCAAGTAATTTTTTTACTACCCACTGTTTATTCATTGGGCATATGACTGAAGTATTGCTGCTTTCATTTGCACTTGCTGACCGTATTAATTGGTTGAAAAAAGAAAATGAAAATAATCAAAAAGAAATTATTGACCAGCAACAAAAAGCCAATTTTTTATTGGAACAAAAAGTAAAAGAACGTACTGCAGAGCTTGTAGAAAATCAGGGAAAGCTTATTGAAAGTGAAAAGCTGGCGACCTTTGGTATTCTTGCATCACGAATGTCACACGAAATTCAGAATCCGCTAAACTTTGTAAATAATTTTTCAGATATTTCTACCGAATTGGTTGATGAAATTGCTTTACATGGCAATGAAAAAGAAAAGAAAGATGCAGTTGAATTATTAAAAAACAATTTGCAAAAGATTAATCATCACGGAAAACGTGCATCAGAAATAATAAAGCAACTACAGGAACAGGCAAGTTCAGGAACTGTCCATGAATTTACTGATTTCAGTGATAAAGGATAATTATAACTCAATTATATATATATGTCATTATTTGATTTTCCTAGAATAAATTTTAACGGAGATATTGATATCAATGTTTCAACAATTAATAATTCAGTATATTTCCCGCTTACATTGTATGACCAAATGTATTCGCGACCATTGTTTCCTCCGCGGTTATATTTCACAAACAATGAAATAATTACTTCAGTTCAGCCTAGTATCAATCCAAAAATATATACTGACAGTGTAAACGGATACGTATATATAGAAATTGAACCGGTAAATACGATAGCTGAATTGCGAACCTGGTGTATCACTCCACTAGGCAATTTGAATATAGATGCAGATTATATTCCATACTATAAAGCCGCACAACTTGACCTTGGCATTAATGGGTTTCAACTGATTGGAAATGTTATGGGATACTGGAATATGTTTGGCGATTTTGGCGTAACCGTTAGTAATACCACTGTTACAGGTGTGCAGACCTGCGATGGAAATTCGGTTACTACATGGTCAGAAACAAGTGATGCTATACCTTTAGATGTTGCTCCGTTTCTTGGTGCATCTTTCGATTTGAATACTGCTCCGGCTTCCGGAAGAACCACTGCCCTTATGGTCGAAACTATTTCAAGCCAATCAGTTTACGCCAACATATATTGCAGTAATATCAATTTGTTTAATAGAGAAAATATATACCTCCAAGGAAATCCGATTCGCTTTTCAGCACAACTTTACAGTGCATGGAGAGTATTAAACTGGATGCCACCTATGGCAGGTTCCGCAAGGTTTTGTACATGCATTCCGTTTGATGGAAATGAAGATATAATGAGTTCGGATGTTGTAAATTTTTTTAAAAACAATTCAGGCTATGATGGAAGAAATCTGAAAGGAGTATTCATCACACTCACATTACTTGAAGTTTTTGAAAACCGATTTGATCAGAATATTTATTTAAAAATGGACAATCCTGAAGTAACGCCAAACCCTGCACAGGCAAGCGTTTCAGGAAGTATAACACCTTGGTATGACAACGATATGAAAACCGGAGTGATAGGAAGAAATTTAATTCCTTTGTATCAGAAATATTGGTATAACAATGGTGGTGATATAGGCATTCCGGTTGCACCTGTTCCTGCAATTGCATCAATGAAAGATTTACAAAACGGAAGTTTACTTTTTTCAATTGATATGGGAAATACCATGCCTGAGCAAATAACAAATAATCCTGGAATTACACAACCTGTATTCCGTGGTCAGGCTACATTCGAAACATTTAATTTAGGTAATTTAAGTTTCAGATATGGCACTGATAAATCAACTGAAATTTGTAATATAGCAGTCAATCC
It contains:
- a CDS encoding 7TM diverse intracellular signaling domain-containing protein, whose translation is MNKLRLFLSLCLFSFASTYAQKPIEVNADDRVFIGKNIEYFVDTTRKLNITDVMSKTYLIGQTDIPNFGNIPHNVWMRFSVQSKSEKELFLEVMAPLINELEVYEVSDSNTKKLFSGGHTHPFYEKQVASDYWLVNLNVKENIPTVFYIKGQSVYPFQIPITVSSKNKYVEHNQNHNLFWGIYMGIMIFAFVYNLFIFFSVRERTYLYYILYILGSATFYLGLQGYDYEFIWPNNGELNNYLPVVLCFTNTIITLFTLRFLQITKQHKFQFYSGRIVIGLFGLVAILNLAGVYEAAIGLAQMFSLVAALYFITAGLLSLKRGVPTAKYYLIGWSTFLILVIVFILTLNNVIPSNFFTTHCLFIGHMTEVLLLSFALADRINWLKKENENNQKEIIDQQQKANFLLEQKVKERTAELVENQGKLIESEKLATFGILASRMSHEIQNPLNFVNNFSDISTELVDEIALHGNEKEKKDAVELLKNNLQKINHHGKRASEIIKQLQEQASSGTVHEFTDFSDKG